From one Lotus japonicus ecotype B-129 chromosome 3, LjGifu_v1.2 genomic stretch:
- the LOC130745945 gene encoding DNA polymerase zeta processivity subunit-like, with protein sequence MERGENQTPQGQTAQVLVEFLEVAITAVVFLKGVYPSGAFERSRYMNMVVQRACHPQLRYYLHSTVSGLFPFLQKGMVERVAVIFFNAENIPLEKFVFKLSVNQTYGAAVDEVDLEFSLRSFLIKLSISESLTKEIPADSRWEITAYFRSLPETGTAKDIWIPTDTKPWQQPPLITPIKSMSSEPLCLQLYLEHPSLSESML encoded by the exons ATGGAGCGCGGAGAGAATCAAACTCCGCAAG GCCAAACAGCTCAAGTtttggttgaatttttggagGTGGCTATCACTGCTGTTGTTTTTCTCAAAGGGGTTTATCCTTCTG GTGCATTTGAGAGGAGTAGGTATATGAACATGGTGGTTCAAAGGGCTTGCCATCCTCAGCTTAGATACTACTTACATTCTACTGTTTCAGGACTTTTTCCCTTTCTACAAAAG GGTATGGTAGAAAGAGTGGCTGTTATTTTCTTCAATGCTGAAAATATTCCACTGGAGAAGTTTGTTTTCAAGCTTTCAGTGAACCAGACTTATGGTGCAGCAGTGGATGAGGTTGATCTTGAGTTCTCTCTCAGATCATTCCTGATCAAGCTGTCAATCTCAGAATCTCTTACTAAGGAGATTCCTGCTG ATTCCAGGTGGGAGATAACTGCGTACTTTCGATCCCTTCCCGAGACTGGTACAGCCAAGGACATCTGGATCCCAACTGACACAAAGCCGTGGCAGCAGCCTCCGCTTATAACCCCTATCAAGTCAATGAGTAGTGAGCCTCTGTGTTTGCAGTTGTACTTAGAGCATCCGAGTTTATCAGAATCAATGCTTTGA
- the LOC130745943 gene encoding UDP-glycosyltransferase TURAN: MAGKSKEMKGGRRGRACVVVLGDIGRSPRMQYHALSLANQASLEVDIVAYGGSEPHAALLANPSIHIYIMKQWPTARQSLPRILQPIMLLLKPLVQFFMLLWFLCVKILSPDIFIVQNPPSVPTLVAVKWASWLRNSSFIIDWHNFGYTLLGLSLGRNSLFVSLYKWIEKHYGKMADASLCVTKAMQHELAQNWGINATVLYDQPPDFFHPASQEERHKLFCRLNVDICQPLGVRDCVSNGSSLMGDHLQNETLFTTEVGSNMYLKPNRPALVVSSTSWTPDEDFGILLEAALMYDRRVAAILNEDDSLDEEVIWKEIADGKQSLYPRLLFIITGKGPEKEKYEAKIKKLKLKRVAFRTMWLTADDYPLLLGSADLGVCLHTSSSGLDLPMKIVDMFGCGLPVCAVSYSCIKELVRVDKNGLLFSSSSELADELLMLFKGFPDGCDSLKVLKYGALETGSSARWATEWEEHAKPLITEVISRF; encoded by the exons ATGGCAG GAAAAAGCAAAGAGatgaaaggaggaagaagagggagGGCGTGCGTGGTGGTTTTAGGTGACATTGGACGCAGCCCTCGAATGCAGTACCATGCTCTTTCACTTGCCAATCag GCTTCTTTGGAGGTAGACATTGTTGCTTATGGAG GTTCAGAGCCCCATGCTGCACTGCTTGCCAACCCATCTATTCATATTTACATAATG AAGCAGTGGCCAACAGCCCGTCAAAGCTTACCGAGGATACTTCAACCCATAATGCTTTTGTTGAAGCCCTTAGTTCAATTTTTCATGCTTCTTTGGTTCCTTTGTGTAAAAATACTGTCTCCTGATATTTTTATTGTCCAG AATCCTCCTTCAGTTCCAACACTGGTGGCAGTAAAATGGGCTAGCTGGTTGAGAAATTCATCATTTATCATAGATTGGCATAATTTTGGATATACTCTACTTGGACTGTCTCTGGGAAGGAATAGTCTTTTTGTCTCTTTATATAAATG GATTGAGAAGCATTATGGGAAAATGGCGGATGCTTCTCTATGTGTAACAAAAGCAATGCAGCATGAATTGGCTCAAAACTGGGGAATTAA TGCTACAGTTTTGTATGATCAGCCTCCTGACTTCTTTCACCCAGCTTCACAGGAGGAGAGGCATAAG TTGTTTTGCAGATTAAATGTGGACATTTGTCAGCCTCTTGGCGTTAGAGATTGTGTTAGTAATG GATCTTCATTGATGGGTGACCATCTCCAAAATGAGACTTTGTTTACAACTGAGGTTGGTTCAAACATGTATTTGAAGCCAAACCGGCCCGCACTTGTAGTAAGCAGTACGAGCTG GACTCCTGATGAAGATTTTGGCATTCTTTTGGAAGCTGCTTTGATGTATGACAGACGTGTTGCTGCTATATTAAATGAAGATGATTCACTGGATGAGGAGGTCATCTGGAAAGAAATAGCAGATGGAAAACAATCTTTATACCCCAGATTGTTATTCATCATTACTG GTAAAGGTCCTGAAAAAGAAAAGTATGAagcaaaaataaagaaattgaaACTCAAACGTGTGGCATTTCGTACCATGTGGCTGACTGCAGATGATTATCCTTTACTGTTAG GATCAGCAGATCTAGGTGTTTGTCTGCATACTTCATCATCAGGATTGGACCTTCCCATGAAG ATTGTTGATATGTTTGGTTGTGGACTGCCTGTTTGTGCTGTTTCATACTCTTG CATTAAAGAACTGGTCAGAGTTGACAAAAATggtcttctcttctcttcatcTTCAGAGCTAGCGGATGAACTTCTT ATGCTCTTCAAGGGATTTCCTGATGGATGTGACTCTTTGAAAGTTCTCAAATATGGTGCATTAGAAACTGGTTCTTCAGCAAGGTGGGCTACTGAATGGGAAGAACATGCGAAGCCACTGATAACTGAG GTTATATCAAGATTTTGA